The DNA window GGTAATCCTTGGTATACCCATTAGGAAACATTGTAACCACGCACCAAATAActtgttttcaaattttctgCCCTGATTCTGATTAATAATTTGGGTGCTACTTTTCAATTCCAGATAATGCTTTAAATTGTCTCCATTTTGTGGCGAATCTTCATAAAAATCATATACAGCGTCTACCTCTCCAGCTAAAATCAATTTAAAGGAACTGATTCCTGTTTTAACAATCGAAATGTATTGCTCATCGTTACTGGCAACTTTTTTGTATCTTTTCTCCAATTTCTCCCTAGTAACATACGGCAATGGCTCAGGTAATGTGCAACAACTTTCAAATTTATAACCAGAATACAGAATTTTTTGCgaaaacaaattttctttCGTAAGTTCTGTTTCTTTGTTACTGTGGCTTTCATCtatgttttttataaaaatttggttATCAAAAGTACAAATCTGTAAGTTAATGGGATTATTATACGGATTATTGTTAAAACACATTATCaaagattttattatacCTCTAAATGTAATTATGTCATAATTACCGTACCTATTGCTCGAAGAccccttcttttttttttctttttctaattcaataattgtttttaataacccATCCAACGAGCAATCATTGATAGGAGTAGCATTTTTAAACTTGGTAAAACCAGTTGACAATTTAATAACTCTCTTATCAACGTCTGCATCTGgcaaataatagtaatttaAATACGAATGatcattaattaaatagCTGGCTTCATAATGTACGGAAATTTTACTCTTAACGGCGGTAATACTATTAGAATCTGTCggtgatgatgatgttgatattattgatttagATTTTCTTGAATAACACCCGATTTCTTTTGGTTGTTTTAAAGCTGTAATATTACTTCTGGATTTGATAAATAGAGTAGCCGGTATATCTGACATTCTTAATGATAAAGAAAGTACACtcgtattttttttttttttttttttcttttttaaaaaaaaatgtaagCTACTGGAGTTATATATAAccttataaaaaaattgaactTCGAATAGCCAAGGGAAGAAATTTAGCATTGACCTgaaataaagaatatattttttttttttttttttttttttctctttcatttttttttcttttcttttttttttcttttcataaTTTGTCCGAGATTCTATGTCCGACGATGAAATGTTACGCTATTTTTACTACTATCGGATACTCAGCACAaagtacaaaaaaaaaaaaaaaaaaaaaaaaaaaatgactaAAAATTCTTGATAGAAAATAccataaatgaaaaaactttttttttttccatctttaaaaatttataaaattttcaatatgatatttttttttttttttttttttttctttttccctaACACTGAAACTTATTTcttgttaatattaaagatatttaaacaatttttttgttttagcATTcttagaaaaaagaaatcttAAAATAActacaaataaaacaaaattaacaTGTCCACTTTAGTTATCGCTGGTAAAGCACCAGTTGTTGCTTATGCTGAATTAATTGCGGCTCGCTATGTTAATGCAACCCTAGGAAAAACTGCAATTACTATTGAAATTGTTGATGACAAAAAAGCTGCTCCAGCTGTCTTCAACGGTAAATctgaaaatgttttaaaggAGATAGCTTTGCAATTCCCACATATTTTTCCATCTGATTCCTTTAATGATGAATGGATCGGCATTGCATCCAATGAATTTATTGTCAAAAACTTTTCCAAACTAAATGTttctttggaaaaatttgatGCTCATTTAAATCTAAGAACTTTTGTTTTGGATACTTTGAAACCAACCATCACCGATATTGCTTGTTGGGGTTCTTTAAGGTCTAATGGTATGCTTGGTTCtatcattaaaaacaaggtttttattaatgttaCCAGATGGTACACTTTCTTGGAAGTCTCTCCAATTTTTGGCAAATCATTTGACTTTTTGAACGAATCCTTGAAACATGCTTCCAAAAAGAATAATGCAGGCAACAACGACAAGTCTGgtaaaaagaaggaaacCCACAAGgctaattttgaaattgatTTACCCGATGCAAAAATAGGTGAAGTTGTTACACGTTTCCCACCGGAACCATCTGGTTACTTACATATCGGACACGCAAAGGCTGCTTTGTTAAACCAATATTTTGCTCAAGAATATAAGGGTAAATTAATCGTCAGATTTGACGACACTAATCcttcaaaagaaaaggaagaatATCAAGATTCAATTTTGGAAGACTTGGAGTTATTAGGTATTAAGGGCGATCAAATCACTTATTCCTCAAGTTACTTTGATAAAATGTACGAGCTTTGTGTTCAAATGATCAAGGAGGGTAAAGCTTATTGTGATGATACTCCATTGGAACAAATGAGAGAAGAACGTGGTGAAGGTATCCCATCCAAGAGAAGAGAGAGATctattgaagaaaatttggaaattttCACCAAGGAAATGACTAATGGTACTGAGGAAGGCTTAAAGAACTGTGTCCGTGCTAAGATCGATTATAAGGCTTTAAACAAAACCTTAAGAGATCCTGTCATTTACAGATGCAACCTGACTCCTCACCACAGAACTGGTACCAAATGGAAAGTTTATCCAACTTATGATTTCTGTGTTCCAATTGTTGATGCCCTCGAAGGTGTTACTCATGCTTTGCGTACTATTGAATATAGAGATAGAAATGCCCAATATGACTGGATGTTGGATGCTTTGAACTTGCGTAAAGTTCACATTTATGATTTTGCCCGTGTTAATTTTGTTAGAACTCTGTTGTCCAAGAGAAAATTGCAATGGATGGTTGATGAAAATGTTGTTTCCAACTGGGATGATCCAAGATTCCCAACAGTCAGAGGTGTGAGAAGAAGAGGTATGACTGTTGAAGGTTTaagaaattttgttttatctCAAGGCCCATCTAGAAACGTTATCAATTTGGAATGGAACTTGATTTGGTCcttcaacaaaaaagttattgacCCAATTGCACCAAGACACACTGCTATTGTCAACCCTGTTAAATTACATTTGGTTGGTCCAGACGCTCCTCAAGAACCAACTGTTGAAATGAAATCGAAACATAAGAAGAACCCAAGCGTTGGTGAAAAAAAGGTTATTTACTACAAAGACGTTGTCATTGATAAAGATGATGCAGATTTAATTAACGATGGCGAAGAAGTTACATTGATGGACTGGGgtaatgttattatcacCAAGAAAAATACTGATGGTTCTTTAGAAGGTAAATTACATTTGGAGGGTGATTTCAAGAAGACCAAATTGAAACTAACCTGGTTAGCTGACACAAAAGACTCTGTTGAGGTTGATTTGGTTGATTTTGACCACTTATTAACAAAAGATAAATTGGAAGAAGGTGACAATTGGGTTGATTTCATCAACAAGACCACTGAGTTCCACACCCCAGCCATTGCCGATTTAAATGTTAAAGATATGAAAGTAGGTGATATTATCCAATTTGAAAGAAAAGGTTATTACAGATTAGATGCTTTACCAAGTGATGGTAAACCATACATCTTCTTTACTATCCCAGATGGTAAGGCTGTTAACAGATACGGTGctaaaaagtaataatataacgtgatttatatatatatatatatatatatatatatatatatatacatattacTATAATCAAGCTTACTGATGTACTtaacttttatttgttcTTATAATCAAATAACGAATCAAAATCTCTAATATAGAAACCAAGACGcttacaaaaataatcacAATAAACCACCAGGTAATTCTTGTCATGTTTTTCTCGGCTATAGAGTCCACGCAAATATCAACAAATTCTAGAAAAACTTTGCACTTGTCATTTAATACTTGAACTCGTTCAGCAATTTCCAAGTAATCACGCATTGCACTATAGAGCGGATCTAAACTTGGTTCAAAAgaccaaaaaaattcagGAGTgtctaaaatatttgaagaCAAATTTACATCAACCcttaatttaaataacttaccgaatttttttaataatttttgtcTTGTCATGCCAAGCCTACCATATAAGGCCAATCGTCTAGGTAATTTGGTCACTGTGTGCAAAATAGGAAGTAGTCTTGTTTCAAATTTTGATAGCTTACACGATTGGGCTATTGCATGGGATAAAGTTAATTTTATGATATGATCACCAGATCTTAAAGTTATTACATCATTTAAAATTCTAGGTCTTTcaacatttttatcatattcAAATGCAAATTCCTCAATTTCTATGTTTTTTTGATCACTCGGATTTATAACCATCCTATCATAGTTGGCAGAAAATTGTATATCGgccaatatatttttctccTGATCTTCAGTGAAATTCCAAAAAACTACCACCCCataattgaaaatgaaaacttCCGCGTGCCTTCGCTTTAGCAATTCAACTTCTAATTGTTGACTTTGTGTTAAAACAGGGGGTGATTCAGATTGGGTCTTTGCTAGAAACGACAAGCTGTCCTGATCCGGATCTTCTTCTGCAAAAAATTGTGGTTCACTCGGATCAAATTCTGAAGTGGGCAGTTGCTTTGTATTACCGTCATTATTAGCGTTGCTACTGTTGTTgctactattaataatgcTGTTATTGCTATTGGGGGTTTTATGAGTagtgctattattattgctattgctattgctattaatattgttccGATTGCTATTGATATTACTACCATCGCCATTGCTGTTGCTGATTGActgttttttaaaagcaTCATTGCCACGGGGGGTTTTTACAGCCATTTCAACGTTATTTAATGCGCAGTTCTTTGGCGTTATAACATCAGCATGATTATTAGTCTTAATATCTGAGCtcaaattattatcattaatggcaaagttattattcttatccTCAACGGTTTCAATACCAGaataatattcataatGGTGATCTCTCTGTTCGCTTGTGTCGATAAGTTTATCTATAAAAGTTTTGCCGTCCTTTAAGGTTTTAGATAAATTCGATCTAATTCTAAATCCATCTTTACCAGTTAAAAGGGGCAAACAGTATGGTGCATATAAACATTCGTCATATAGTCTTGGTGACACTTcatgtgttttttttaaaaatgaacgAAGTAGAGTTAAATTCAAAGCATCAGAAATATTGTATGCTGTAATTCTGGCATATTCCGAAAAGTCTTTTTTCAACTCCAATGATGCagactttttaaaataagaGCTTACAGGTTTACCAACGTGTCCTATATTAGTGACTGTATCGTCTGGAATTAAAACTAGTTTTTCAGATGTTTTTGAAGTTCTCGGATTAGAAAATTTAGAATACATTTTACCATAATATGGAAGCCTTAATCTTTCTTCAGGTCTGCCTGAAGGAATATCAGAAACATCGGATAAAATACTATCCATACTAATATCATTTAGCTGACCGCTTCCACGCTTTCTATGTTTGGTATTACTATAAGATAATTTTCTAGGCACTCTATTTTGGCCATCACCAAAGGAGGCTCGTCTTATGTTTTGTAAACCAGCGTTGATATCATTATGCGATTTCATAATCCTAGAATAGTTGGATGAAGGCGGAAGTTCAGGTGAATGTTGTGGTGCTGACATTGATGGTTCTAGTCTGGTAGACGCTAATTTAGGCTTTGTTGTTTTAGAGGTGGTAAAGAACTTTTTGGAATTCATGCTGCTCAACCCTGCTGCATGCCCTGCAAAGGGAGCATTTCTTctattttgaatatttctCGAATCTGTGACTAAAATAGAAGGAGTTCTACGAGACATAAGGCTTCTAACGCCCACCTGAGTGTATGAGTTGTTTTTCAAGGAACTTGattcatttttgttattgatgctagtattattttttttagattctAACATTATATATGTGTACTTTAAAAAGCAAGGGTAATTAACATGAAGCTGATAGTATTTTGCTATTATTTCCGCGTCAAAGTTGAATTAGAATAACGTTATAACgtctattaataattttaatctTGGGTAATGGTATATTTTCTTGATGAGTTATGTAACAATGATAATGGACTGGTTTAGGTGTAGGTTAATGAGTATTCAAACATATGAAATTTTGAgataaaattcaaaaacaaaaaaaaaaaaaaaaacagtcGTAACCCGAAACGAAATTACATAGTATAAAAcccaaaaagaaaaaaagaaaaaaaaaaaaaaaaaaaaaaaaaataaaggtaTATATTTGAATACCGAGATATCCATTCGTCGGACACTGGATAATTTAAAACCcgtcttttttttgggctaaataaaagtattattaaaaacaaataaataaatcatcaactatgaagaaaaaagaactaTTTCGTTATTAacaaaacataaaaaattatttactttACAATATAACGTTCtattaaagaattatttttaattggttttgtaaaagaaaaagcaaaaagtTTCAATCAACTCaataaacaacaacaacaaaaaaaaaaaatgtctgATTTAGAAGATGATTTATTGGCGTTAGCTGGTGTTGGAAGTGAAGATGAAGAGGAAAATGATAATGTTAAAGTTTCCACTAAAAGAAGTAGAGGTGGCGAATATGATAGTGAAGATGAAGACGATGGTGTGACaactaaaaagaaaagaaatattaaatatgaTGTTGgagaggaagaggaaggggatgatgatgatgatggttATATTCCTGGTGGTGCATATGCGTCTAATAATGACCAGcaaaaggaagaagaagaagaagaggaagaagaaaaccCATTTCCCATCGAAGGTAAATATAAATCTGAAGATGATCGTGAACATTTAGAATCATTACCAGAAATGGAACGTGAACAGATTTTATATGAAAGATCACAAATTATGCAGAAGTACAAAGAAAGAACTTTATTCAGACAACGTAaagaaacagaaaaaagattaagAAAGAAAACCGATGCAGTTGAAGCAAATAGGACTCGTAAAAGATCATCTGCCACGACAGCATTGAGAAAAGACATAAAGTCTTCCAAATT is part of the Saccharomycodes ludwigii strain NBRC 1722 chromosome III, whole genome shotgun sequence genome and encodes:
- the RAI1 gene encoding decapping nuclease (similar to Saccharomyces cerevisiae YGL246C | RAI1 | Rat1p Interacting Protein), which translates into the protein MSDIPATLFIKSRSNITALKQPKEIGCYSRKSKSIISTSSSPTDSNSITAVKSKISVHYEASYLINDHSYLNYYYLPDADVDKRVIKLSTGFTKFKNATPINDCSLDGLLKTIIELEKEKKKKGSSSNRYGNYDIITFRGIIKSLIMCFNNNPYNNPINLQICTFDNQIFIKNIDESHSNKETELTKENLFSQKILYSGYKFESCCTLPEPLPYVTREKLEKRYKKVASNDEQYISIVKTGISSFKLILAGEVDAVYDFYEDSPQNGDNLKHYLELKSSTQIINQNQGRKFENKLFGAWLQCFLMGIPRITYGYRDDEFNLIAVEEFQTVEIPELFKNQNSNLQAYFVDCIKWYGCVMEWLMANIDKSQDDNYYRLWYQDNHLKLVKIASDSEEISKYKYNEIVSKEFREWRKPRSE
- the GUS1 gene encoding glutamate--tRNA ligase GUS1 (similar to Saccharomyces cerevisiae YGL245W | GUS1 | GlUtamyl-tRNA Synthetase); the protein is MSTLVIAGKAPVVAYAELIAARYVNATLGKTAITIEIVDDKKAAPAVFNGKSENVLKEIALQFPHIFPSDSFNDEWIGIASNEFIVKNFSKLNVSLEKFDAHLNLRTFVLDTLKPTITDIACWGSLRSNGMLGSIIKNKVFINVTRWYTFLEVSPIFGKSFDFLNESLKHASKKNNAGNNDKSGKKKETHKANFEIDLPDAKIGEVVTRFPPEPSGYLHIGHAKAALLNQYFAQEYKGKLIVRFDDTNPSKEKEEYQDSILEDLELLGIKGDQITYSSSYFDKMYELCVQMIKEGKAYCDDTPLEQMREERGEGIPSKRRERSIEENLEIFTKEMTNGTEEGLKNCVRAKIDYKALNKTLRDPVIYRCNLTPHHRTGTKWKVYPTYDFCVPIVDALEGVTHALRTIEYRDRNAQYDWMLDALNLRKVHIYDFARVNFVRTLLSKRKLQWMVDENVVSNWDDPRFPTVRGVRRRGMTVEGLRNFVLSQGPSRNVINLEWNLIWSFNKKVIDPIAPRHTAIVNPVKLHLVGPDAPQEPTVEMKSKHKKNPSVGEKKVIYYKDVVIDKDDADLINDGEEVTLMDWGNVIITKKNTDGSLEGKLHLEGDFKKTKLKLTWLADTKDSVEVDLVDFDHLLTKDKLEEGDNWVDFINKTTEFHTPAIADLNVKDMKVGDIIQFERKGYYRLDALPSDGKPYIFFTIPDGKAVNRYGAKK
- the RMD8 gene encoding Rmd8p (similar to Saccharomyces cerevisiae YFR048W | RMD8 | Required for Meiotic nuclear Division), which gives rise to MLESKKNNTSINNKNESSSLKNNSYTQVGVRSLMSRRTPSILVTDSRNIQNRRNAPFAGHAAGLSSMNSKKFFTTSKTTKPKLASTRLEPSMSAPQHSPELPPSSNYSRIMKSHNDINAGLQNIRRASFGDGQNRVPRKLSYSNTKHRKRGSGQLNDISMDSILSDVSDIPSGRPEERLRLPYYGKMYSKFSNPRTSKTSEKLVLIPDDTVTNIGHVGKPVSSYFKKSASLELKKDFSEYARITAYNISDALNLTLLRSFLKKTHEVSPRLYDECLYAPYCLPLLTGKDGFRIRSNLSKTLKDGKTFIDKLIDTSEQRDHHYEYYSGIETVEDKNNNFAINDNNLSSDIKTNNHADVITPKNCALNNVEMAVKTPRGNDAFKKQSISNSNGDGSNINSNRNNINSNSNSNNNSTTHKTPNSNNSIINSSNNSSNANNDGNTKQLPTSEFDPSEPQFFAEEDPDQDSLSFLAKTQSESPPVLTQSQQLEVELLKRRHAEVFIFNYGVVVFWNFTEDQEKNILADIQFSANYDRMVINPSDQKNIEIEEFAFEYDKNVERPRILNDVITLRSGDHIIKLTLSHAIAQSCKLSKFETRLLPILHTVTKLPRRLALYGRLGMTRQKLLKKFGKLFKLRVDVNLSSNILDTPEFFWSFEPSLDPLYSAMRDYLEIAERVQVLNDKCKVFLEFVDICVDSIAEKNMTRITWWFIVIIFVSVLVSILEILIRYLIIRTNKS